Proteins encoded by one window of Dermochelys coriacea isolate rDerCor1 chromosome 13, rDerCor1.pri.v4, whole genome shotgun sequence:
- the FITM2 gene encoding acyl-coenzyme A diphosphatase FITM2, with protein sequence MEPLDRCARPLRTVLVQSSVRLWLPWGLLGLTLGGSLLKALALPPDSYMSSKRNLLNIYFVKLAWAWTFWLLLPFVAITNYCLSQNVLGVLRRLSTLLVGTMVWYVCTSLFVHIEDFTGNCYKSPALDVLFQEHPSKWQCHQGGGFWHGFDISGHSFLLAYCALMIVEEMAVLHVLNTDRSPRLHAVVNALFVALSFLTLIWVWMFFCTAVYFHDFSQKLFGTLVGLSAWYGTYRFWYLKSFSPGLPPQNANLSSKKPNCSR encoded by the exons ATGGAGCCGCTGGATCGCTGCGCCCGGCCGCTGCGCACCGTCCTGGTGCAGAGCTCGGTGCGGCTGTGGCTGCCCTGGGGCCTGCTGGGCCTCACGCTGGGCGGCTCCCTCCTGAAGGCGCTGGCGCTGCCGCCCGACTCCTACATGAGCAGCAAGCGCAACCTGCTCAACat CTATTTTGTCAAATTGGCATGGGCCTGGACGTTCTGGCTGCTGCTACCCTTCGTTGCCATCACCAACTACTGTCTCAGCCAAAATGTCCTGGGGGTGCTGCGGCGTCTCAGCACCTTGCTGGTGGGCACCATGGTCTGGTATGTCTGCACTAGTCTCTTCGTGCACATAGAGGATTTCACTGGCAACTGCTACAAATCACCAGCACTTGATGTGCTGTTCCAGGAGCACCCCAGCAAGTGGCAATGCCACCAGGGTGGTGGCTTCTGGCATGGCTTCGACATCTCAGGGCACTCCTTCCTCCTCGCATACTGTGCCCTGATGATTGTGGAGGAGATGGCGGTGCTGCATGTCCTGAACACTGACCGGAGCCCAAGATTACATGCAGTGGTCAATGCCCTGTTCGTTGCCTTGAGCTTTCTGACCCTGATCTGGGTCTGGATGTTTTTTTGCACTGCTGTATATTTCCATGACTTCTCCCAAAAATTGTTCGGCACCCTAGTGGGTCTGTCAGCCTGGTATGGAACATACAGGTTCTGGTACTTGAAATCCTTTTCTCCTGGACTTCCTCCCCAAAACGCTAACTTGAGTTCAAAGAAGCCTAATTGTAGCAGATAA